The following are from one region of the Halobellus limi genome:
- a CDS encoding Nramp family divalent metal transporter: MNLIQRLKSVGPGAMVAAAFIGPGTVTTASVTGAQFGYALLWTIAFSIVATIVLQEMSARLGLVSGEGLGEALRERFDSQAVEYVSIFLVVGAIGIGTAAYEAGNILGGAAGLATITGVSSTVWGVVMGLVAGVLLYTGRYELIERALVGLVAVMALSFVASAALIGPDFGAIAMGFVPGVPSGSLYLITGLIGTTIVGYNLFLHASNVQERWDGPEDIGRSRTDTILSIVVGGVITITIMVTAAAAFEPGTQISDVGRMAEQLRPLAGPYAELFFSIGLFAAGFTSATTAPLAGAWATTGALGWDSDLQSTRFRAVWGTILGVGVLSVLLGGSPVEIIVFAQVVNGILLPIVAIFLIYAMNQEDLLGEYTNGPVANALGAVVTIVVVWLGVRTILDVAGVL, from the coding sequence ATGAATCTCATCCAACGACTCAAATCCGTCGGTCCGGGCGCGATGGTCGCCGCGGCGTTCATCGGTCCCGGGACGGTCACGACCGCGAGCGTGACGGGAGCACAGTTCGGCTACGCGCTGTTGTGGACGATCGCGTTCTCCATCGTCGCGACGATCGTCCTCCAGGAGATGAGCGCGAGACTCGGCCTCGTCTCCGGAGAGGGACTCGGCGAGGCGCTGCGGGAGCGCTTCGACAGCCAGGCCGTCGAGTACGTGAGCATCTTCCTCGTGGTGGGCGCGATCGGGATCGGGACCGCCGCCTACGAGGCGGGGAACATCCTCGGCGGCGCCGCGGGACTGGCGACCATCACCGGCGTGAGTTCGACGGTGTGGGGAGTCGTTATGGGGCTCGTGGCCGGCGTCCTCCTGTACACCGGGCGGTACGAACTGATCGAGCGGGCCCTCGTCGGCCTCGTCGCCGTGATGGCGCTCTCGTTCGTCGCGTCGGCGGCCCTCATCGGCCCGGACTTCGGCGCGATCGCGATGGGGTTCGTCCCGGGCGTCCCCTCGGGGTCGCTGTATCTCATCACGGGGCTCATCGGCACGACGATCGTCGGATACAACCTGTTCCTGCACGCGAGCAACGTCCAGGAGCGGTGGGACGGGCCCGAGGACATCGGCCGCTCGCGGACCGACACCATCCTCTCGATCGTCGTCGGCGGCGTGATCACGATCACCATTATGGTCACCGCGGCCGCCGCCTTCGAGCCGGGGACGCAGATCAGCGACGTCGGTCGGATGGCCGAACAGCTCAGGCCGCTGGCGGGCCCCTACGCCGAGCTGTTCTTCAGCATCGGGCTGTTCGCGGCCGGGTTCACCAGCGCGACGACGGCCCCGCTGGCGGGCGCGTGGGCGACCACGGGCGCGCTGGGCTGGGACTCGGACCTGCAGAGCACGCGGTTCCGCGCCGTCTGGGGGACGATCCTGGGCGTCGGCGTCCTCTCGGTGCTCCTCGGTGGCAGCCCCGTCGAGATCATCGTGTTCGCGCAGGTCGTCAACGGGATCTTGCTCCCGATCGTCGCGATCTTCCTGATCTACGCGATGAACCAAGAGGACCTCCTCGGCGAGTACACCAACGGGCCGGTCGCGAACGCGCTCGGCGCGGTCGTGACGATCGTCGTCGTGTGGCTCGGCGTCCGAACGATCCTCGACGTGGCCGGGGTGTTGTAG